TGCTTTCGCCGTCTTTTGGCTCGAGCACGTGTCCGTCCACTGCGTCCAGGACGACAGCGTCAATACCGTACAGGGGAACCGTACAGGAGCCTGGTTTCATGGGCGTAATGCCGGGTAAATTGCTGATAACGTGTCCCCCCGTTTCGGTTTGCCAGTACGTATCCACGACGGTACAACGAGATCGGCCAACTTCTTCATAGTACCATCGCCAAGCTTCAGGATTGATTGGTTCACCGACCGACCCCAAAACTTTGAGAGAGGACAGATCGTACCTGTGCGGAATGTCTTCTCCGTAACGCATCAAGGATCGAATGGCTGTCGGAGCCGTGTAGAATTGTGTAATACGGTGTCGCTGGACCATATCCCAGTATCTACCGGTATCGGGGTAGAGCGGTGTGGATTCGAACATGAAAGTGGTACTGCCGTTCAAAAGAGCCCCGTATACGACGTACGTGTGTCCCGTGATCCAACCACAATCGGCAACACAGGCAAAGATATCGCCGTCCGTCAAATCAAAGGTATTTTTAGTGGTAAACGCGGCGTAGAGAGAGTATCCACCGACGGTGTGCACCACCCCTTTGGGTTGTCCCGTTGATCCGCTACGCAATCGATAGGAATCGCAAGAACAAATACAACAGGAACATTACAATTTTGGTGAGAGAAAAAGGACTAGCACAAACAACGTGACAGAGACCACAACGTGACATCCGTTGCGTATCAATGTTTGACATTGCGGAACGACCACCGTACCTGGTGTAGAGAATAAACAGATTGTCTTCGGCATCCATAGAGACCGGGGGACAGTAGGGTCGTTGCGCGGCCACGAGTACATCCATGCGTACATCTTTGGGTTGCATCTCGTAGGTAGGCTCGGTTTCTTCCGGATGGAGGGCATCGTGATCAAAGTAGCGTTCCCAGACCAGCACCTTGTCCACAACGTCGTTGGTGTTCATTTTCGTCAGGGCATCGTTGACGATATTCTTGAGCGGAATGCTCTTGCCTCCGCGTGCGCCTTGATCGGCCGTGACAATGACGGCACTGTCGGCCGCCACGACGCGCTGGGCGAGGGCTTCGGCGGAGAATCCGGCAAAGACGACCGAGTGGACGGCACCGATCCGGGCACAGGCGAGCATGGTCATGGCGAGTTCGGGTATCATGGGCATGTAAATGGTGACAACGTCGCCTTTTCCCACTCCTTGGGCGCGGAGGGCGTTGGCAATCTGCGCCACTTTGGCGAGGAGGGCGTCGTAGGTAACGGCCCGTACGTCATGGGGCTCGTCGCCTTCCCAGAGAATGGCCGTCTGCGCTCCCTTACCGGCTTGGACGTGCCGATCAATGGCGTTGTAGGCCGTGTTGAGCTTGCCACCGGTGAACCAGGCCACGTTGCCCTGTTCCAAGGATCCCTGCAGGACGTGATCGAAGGGTCGATCCCACACCAGATACTCGAGGGCTTGTTGGTTCCAAAAGGCGGCCACGTCCCGGATACTGGCCTGGTACTCTTGTTGATAGCGTGCAAACTTGGAAGACGTCTTGGCTTCGTAAACGTCTCGAATGGTACGTTCCGGAGTGACGTCGGCGTTGGGTGTTTGGGCGCCGCCGTTGGGTATTGTCACGACATTGTCAGCATCGAGACTGTTCCGGAGGACAACTGGGTGATCAGTCCGCAGCCACGGCACGGTACCGAGGGCGGTGTGGCTGGGCAGAAAGAAAGCGTGCGTCGTCGCCACGGCGACGGTAGACCAGCAGCACAAATGGGTGATCCAGTACATGAGGAATCGGAGGGGGAGACGGTGAAGGCAACGTGACGGCGGAATGGTGAAAAAAACCCAAGAGTTTGTTTCCGACGGGAGAAACAACTAAGAAGACTTGCGAGGAAAGAATCCGCCAAAAAGTTTGGGGACCGGTAAGCTACGTAGAGGAGTAGATCCTACCGGTGCGTGTAAGGATTCCGGGCTTGTATGTCAAAAGGACGGCGCCTCACTCACAAACACACGCTCGAGACGGTATTCCTGCCAGCACGCCACCGTTGTGCAAAAGGGGAGGGAGGGGAACTCGTGTGTGTATTGATAGATTGATAGGTCGATAGGTCGATAGATTGATAGATAGGTAAATGCAGCCAGGAGACACCTCTGCTAGAGTTGTGAAAGTGTGGACCGTCCCGTATCAAACATACGTTACACACATGAGAATGCGTTTGTTGGTTGTTTTGGAGTTGCTGTTCGTACggactgtgacagtgaaattgGGGCATTCGAGGGAAACCCCAGCCCTAACATGACCACGGTGTCCTACTGTGCGGAACGGccggggggggggggggggggggggagagTAGGCGCTGTCGAGTCCCCCCCATGGAGATCGATCTCGCTCCGGCTGCGACAGACACTTGGGGTATCATGCAAGGGAGTGGGTATTGACCGTGAGCAACACACGCTTCGGTCGCCCAAAGCACGGAACGACTCTTGGTTGGTACCGTTTCGGTTTCCATTCTATCACACAAGACCTACTGCCCGTCTGCCTCTCGGGGTGGTAAACTCGTGTAAGTTATTGTTCGCAACAACGTATCGAACAAGGTCACCATCGTACGCACGGACCCGTACCGAGGCAATTTCCCGACTGTTCCCCATACCGCAAGAGTCCATTGGTGCATTCATCACGGTAGGCAGATAGATTTGTTGAAAAACGAAGCCAAACAGTCACCATGCAAGAACTTACTTTGACCGGAGCAACTCTACTTTCCAATCACGACGGACCCGGTAGTCCGGCAGTCGATCCCTTGTTCCTGCACAACCACACCGGCCCGACCACGTCGTCGGCGGACGACGTGgaatcgacaacgacaacgacgcgTCTTCCCGTTGGCGCACACCATCGTGACGGGGCGGCGCACGATCACGACCACTGCGGCTGCGGCACTGCGCCAGCCCGACCCTCGGTACAACTCCAAGTGCCGGTGACCGAACTCGTCGCCCAGGAACCGCCACAGATACGCAAGGCCCTCCAAACGATACTCCGCATGGGAACCTACGAACTCTTTGCCGAAGTACTACAAGCGTGGCAACAAACCAACACTGACACTCAACAGCATCACTACAACAACACTACCGCGACGTTGACGAACCAGCCACCCGTGATTGCCAGTACGCCCGTGTCCGACGAACTCGTGGTACTCAATGAAGAAGGACACGGTCTCGTGCATTGGGCGTCCAAACGCACCGAAGACGTTCGTTTTCTAACACTCCTCCTCGAGCACGTGGCCAACGGCAAAGATCCCACTCTCGTTCCCAACCTTGTGACCCAACCCACTCGAGACGCCACGCACATGACTCCCTTGCACTGGGCCTGTACGGAACCGCACGCCTTGCCCGTCATTCGCCGTCTATTGAACGCATTCACACTCAAGACCCCCTCATACGCCCCGGAACGATTGCTCGAAGCACGCGATTCCACCGGATGCACCCCTCTACTCATCGCCGCACAGTACGGACAAGTCGAAACCGTAGCCTACCTCATCCAAAAGGGAGCCAACAAAGCGGCCAAGGACGATTCCCACGATACCGCCACACACTGGGCCGCCTATAAGGGTAGTCCCACCGTACTCGGCTTGCTATTGTACTACGACGTCCGACCCTTGACCGCACCAGACGTATACGGACAAACACCCCTGCATTTAGCCGCGCTCCGGGGTCACGCATCCGCCTGTCGCTACATGATCCACCGATTGCCCTCCAAAGACGAAGCCCGTCGGTTGCTGACCATGACGGACAAGAACGGGAGAACCGCCGAGGCGTTGGCCGCGCACAAACAAAAGGACGCCGTCGTAGCCGTCTTGCAGTCTTGTCAGAATCGACTCGCCCCACCGCGACAACGCTT
The sequence above is drawn from the Phaeodactylum tricornutum CCAP 1055/1 PHATR_bd_10x23 genomic scaffold, whole genome shotgun sequence genome and encodes:
- a CDS encoding acetyl-coenzyme A synthetase (Probable Acetate-CoA ligase ATP + acetate + CoA = AMP + diphosphate + acetyl-CoA Also acts on propanoate and propenoate. Involved in Glycolysis / Gluconeogenesis, Pyruvate metabolism, Propanoate metabolism and Reductive carboxylate cycle (CO2 fixation)) — protein: MYWITHLCCWSTVAVATTHAFFLPSHTALGTVPWLRTDHPVVLRNSLDADNVVTIPNGGAQTPNADVTPERTIRDVYEAKTSSKFARYQQEYQASIRDVAAFWNQQALEYLVWDRPFDHVLQGSLEQGNVAWFTGGKLNTAYNAIDRHVQAGKGAQTAILWEGDEPHDVRAVTYDALLAKVAQIANALRAQGVGKGDVVTIYMPMIPELAMTMLACARIGAVHSVVFAGFSAEALAQRVVAADSAVIVTADQGARGGKSIPLKNIVNDALTKMNTNDVVDKVLVWERYFDHDALHPEETEPTYEMQPKDVRMDVLVAAQRPYCPPVSMDAEDNLFILYTSGSTGQPKGVVHTVGGYSLYAAFTTKNTFDLTDGDIFACVADCGWITGHTYVVYGALLNGSTTFMFESTPLYPDTGRYWDMVQRHRITQFYTAPTAIRSLMRYGEDIPHRYDLSSLKVLGSVGEPINPEAWRWYYEEVGRSRCTVVDTYWQTETGGHVISNLPGITPMKPGSCTVPLYGIDAVVLDAVDGHVLEPKDGESTEGVLAIRQPWPGMARTCLGDHERYQLVYTKPYPGYYFTGDSVMRDKDGFFFITGRVDDVLNVSGHRIGTAEVESALVLHPAVSQAAVVGKAHDVKGQGIVGFVTLDVNHEESPELLLELRNQVRSEIGPFAAPDKLYITPSLPMTRSGKIMRRILRKIVAGEVDTLGDTSTLADPSVVDDLIAQVQASEDKK
- a CDS encoding predicted protein, giving the protein MTTVSYCAERPGGGGGGGRVGAVESPPWRSISLRLRQTLGVSCKGVGIDREQHTLRSPKARNDSWLVPFRFPFYHTRPTARLPLGVVNSFTMQELTLTGATLLSNHDGPGSPAVDPLFLHNHTGPTTSSADDVESTTTTTRLPVGAHHRDGAAHDHDHCGCGTAPARPSVQLQVPVTELVAQEPPQIRKALQTILRMGTYELFAEVLQAWQQTNTDTQQHHYNNTTATLTNQPPVIASTPVSDELVVLNEEGHGLVHWASKRTEDVRFLTLLLEHVANGKDPTLVPNLVTQPTRDATHMTPLHWACTEPHALPVIRRLLNAFTLKTPSYAPERLLEARDSTGCTPLLIAAQYGQVETVAYLIQKGANKAAKDDSHDTATHWAAYKGSPTVLGLLLYYDVRPLTAPDVYGQTPLHLAALRGHASACRYMIHRLPSKDEARRLLTMTDKNGRTAEALAAHKQKDAVVAVLQSCQNRLAPPRQRFRQVLAWKSPSFWMRTLPLACWQCTKTIVSVQAWQSWLGIGSSVADDDSPVLPYYYVLSNYCVNVFFYGAVLLPLGNVEKGLLWDCMTLHIWNVLCSVASFYCLVRTQTTDPGNLNGTGTTQVDIQPLRRLYEVTLEAYAHDDDDGPNHAVAASQVQLCHSCHIARPPRSKHDRFTKTCVLQFDHHCPFVGATIGLYNYKWFYLMLLFMTLYFLGFSIALGMYFVRSLRVPLWQVVLGLYLAAHVFMTAGMWFYHTQLLLGNLTTNEHLNLRKYPYLWETRAYVSGKTKTVYRNPWNISWWHNIQDRFHPSAASYTVPESHETVRQSQALLSTVTSSSSSSSTATPTPLRHVPTQEAV